From one Rosa rugosa chromosome 4, drRosRugo1.1, whole genome shotgun sequence genomic stretch:
- the LOC133743498 gene encoding uncharacterized protein LOC133743498 isoform X1, translating to MASANILSMAKPSPQENGKGFAEFSGTLRNSSANCLQFGRKNSDDFAFHSSSAQHMVSKPVAPKRIIACSALQESSTSSTSTVAAETKEVKAAPAKPKAPAKAPVKPLPQMMEEDIIPSLKAILETPQNELSDLELFFEDNKLEGSFLKKGNSYSFWAFFPNGVLTGPKGFSLSSCGLGASTVEPFLVDEKKITARHIIFWVEKRLAAQGIIPVWKD from the exons ATGGCTTCGGCTAATATTCTTTCTATGGCCAAACCATCTCCTCAG GAAAATGGGAAGGGGTTTGCAGAATTCTCAGGTACTCTGCGGAACTCATCAGCTAATTGCCTTCAGTTTGGAAGGAAGAACTCGGACGACTTTGCCTTCCATAGTTCCTCTGCT CAGCATATGGTAAGTAAACCAGTAGCACCTAAAAGAATTATTGCCTGCTCTGCTCTGCAAGAATCATCTACTTCATCTACTTCCACTG TTGCCGCTGAAACAAAAGAGGTGAAAGCAGCTCCAGCAAAGCCTAAAGCTCCGGCAAAAGCTCCAGTCAAGCCGCTACCTCAAATGATGGAAGAGGATATTATCCCATCGCTGAAAGCAATACTCGAAACTCCTCAAAATGAGCTCTCTGATCTTGAACTATTCTTTGAAGACAACAAG CTTGAAGGTTCATTTCTGAAGAAGGGCAATTCGTACTCATTTTGGGCGTTCTTTCCCAATGGAGTCCTCACAG GTCCAAAAGGGTTTTCTTTATCTTCCTGCGGCTTGGGAGCAAGCACTGTTGAACCTTTTCTTGTTGACGAGAAGAAGATCACGGCAAGACACATTATCTTTTGGGTTGAAAAGCGTTTGGCAGCTCAAGGAATCATTCCTGTGTGGAAAGACTAA
- the LOC133743498 gene encoding uncharacterized protein LOC133743498 isoform X2, with amino-acid sequence MASANILSMAKPSPQENGKGFAEFSGTLRNSSANCLQFGRKNSDDFAFHSSSAHMVSKPVAPKRIIACSALQESSTSSTSTVAAETKEVKAAPAKPKAPAKAPVKPLPQMMEEDIIPSLKAILETPQNELSDLELFFEDNKLEGSFLKKGNSYSFWAFFPNGVLTGPKGFSLSSCGLGASTVEPFLVDEKKITARHIIFWVEKRLAAQGIIPVWKD; translated from the exons ATGGCTTCGGCTAATATTCTTTCTATGGCCAAACCATCTCCTCAG GAAAATGGGAAGGGGTTTGCAGAATTCTCAGGTACTCTGCGGAACTCATCAGCTAATTGCCTTCAGTTTGGAAGGAAGAACTCGGACGACTTTGCCTTCCATAGTTCCTCTGCT CATATGGTAAGTAAACCAGTAGCACCTAAAAGAATTATTGCCTGCTCTGCTCTGCAAGAATCATCTACTTCATCTACTTCCACTG TTGCCGCTGAAACAAAAGAGGTGAAAGCAGCTCCAGCAAAGCCTAAAGCTCCGGCAAAAGCTCCAGTCAAGCCGCTACCTCAAATGATGGAAGAGGATATTATCCCATCGCTGAAAGCAATACTCGAAACTCCTCAAAATGAGCTCTCTGATCTTGAACTATTCTTTGAAGACAACAAG CTTGAAGGTTCATTTCTGAAGAAGGGCAATTCGTACTCATTTTGGGCGTTCTTTCCCAATGGAGTCCTCACAG GTCCAAAAGGGTTTTCTTTATCTTCCTGCGGCTTGGGAGCAAGCACTGTTGAACCTTTTCTTGTTGACGAGAAGAAGATCACGGCAAGACACATTATCTTTTGGGTTGAAAAGCGTTTGGCAGCTCAAGGAATCATTCCTGTGTGGAAAGACTAA
- the LOC133743497 gene encoding cleavage stimulation factor subunit 77 isoform X2 — MEIEKRADDPGSKAMEDKYNVEATENQANEALAKYWKQYVEAQIAVNNDDATKQIFSRCLLICLQVPLWRCYIRFIRKVNDKKGVEGQEETRKAFDFMLSYVGADIASGPVWMEYIAFLKSLQAVSTQEESQRMTAVRKAYQRAIVTPTHHIEQLWKDYENFENSVSRHLAKGLLSEYQPKFNSARAVYRERKKYVDEIDLNMLAVPPTGSYKEELQWMAWKKLLGFEKGNPQRIDNGSSNKRIIFTYEQCLMYLYHYPDIWYDYAMWHAKSGSIDAAIKVFQRALKALPDSEMLRYAYAELEESRGAIQPTKKIYENLLGDGVNTTALAHIQFIRFLRRTEGVEAARKYFLDARKSPNCTYHVYVAYAMVALCLDKDPKMAHNVFEAGLKQFMHEPVYILEYADFLTRLNDDRNIRALFERALSSLPPEKSVEVWKQFAKFEQTFGDLASMLKVEQRKKEALSTTDEEGPSSLESSLQEVVSRYSFMDLWPCSTKDLDHLARQEWLAKNINKKVEKSTMLSGPDFADKGSTGLISNSSVSAKVVYPDTNQMVIYDPRQKPGVGNFQTTTVAGVLAASSTLSNPVVAAVGGQTSAFDEILKVTPPALVAFLANLPIIEGPTPDVDVVLSICLQSDIPTPQPAKSGTAPMQFLSVPAPSSTSDLSVSSKSHPIPSGSSFKPARGKRKNIDRKDDDETTVQSQPLPTDAFRIRQIQKASRSASASRTASQTGSVSYGSAISGDLSGSTG, encoded by the exons ATGGAAATCGAGAAACGAGCGGATGATCCAG GTAGCAAAGCCATGGAGGACAAATACAATGTTGAAGCCACTGAAAATCAAGCCAATGAAGCGCTG GCAAAATATTGGAAGCAATATGTGGAGGCACAGATTGCTGTCAATAATGATGATGCTACAAAACAGATATTTAGCCGGTGTTTGTTGATTTGTCTTCAAGTTCCACTCTG GCGATGCTACATTCGTTTCATCAGAAAGGTCAATGACAAGAAGGGGGTGGAGGGTCAAGAAGAGACTAGAAAAGCTTTTGATTTTATGCTCAGTTATGTTG GAGCTGATATAGCGTCTGGGCCTGTGTGGATGGAGTACATCGCTTTTTTAAAGTCGTTACAG GCTGTAAGCACACAGGAAGAGTCGCAACGGATGACTGCTGTGCGGAAAGCATACCAGAGAGCCATTGTTACTCCTACGCATCACATTGAACAACTTTGGAAGGAttatgaaaattttgaaaattctgTCAGCCGCCATCTG GCAAAAGGACTGTTATCTGAATATCAACCAAAATTTAACAGTGCCAGGGCCGTTTATAGGGAGCGGAAGAAGTACGTTGACGAAATTGACTTGAATATGCTTGCTGTGCCACCAACTGGCTCTTACAAG GAAGAATTGCAGTGGATGGCGTGGAAAAAGTTGCTGGGTTTTGAAAA AGGGAATCCACAAAGGATAGACAATGGATCATCCAACAAGCGAATTATTTTCACATATGAGCAG TGTCTAATGTATCTATACCATTATCCTGATATATGGTATGACTATGCGATGTGGCATGCAAAAAGTGGATCAATAGATGCTGCAATTAAAGTATTTCAGAGAGCATTGAAGGCTCTTCCTG ACTCGGAGATGCTTAGATATGCGTATGCAGAGCTGGAAGAATCCCGTGGAGCGATTCAG CCTACGAAAAAAATATATGAGAACCTTTTGGGAGACGGTGTTAACACAACAGCCCTTGCTCATATACAG TTTATTCGCTTTTTAAGGAGAACTGAAGGAGTTGAAGCAGCTCGCAAGTACTTTTTAGATGCACGCAAATCCCCAAACTGCACATATCATGTTTATGTTGCTTATGCAATGGTGGCCTTATGTCTTGACAAGGATCCCAAG ATGGCACACAATGTTTTTGAAGCTGGGCTGAAACAGTTTATGCACGAGCCTGTATACATTCTTGA ATATGCAGATTTTTTAACTCGCTTGAATGATGATAGAAATATTCGGGCCCTGTTTGAAAGGGCATTAAGCTCACTACCACCAGAAAAATCTGTTGAG GTTTGGAAACAATTTGCCAAATTTGAGCAAACTTTTGGAGATCTGGCTAGCATGTTGAAG GTtgagcaaagaaaaaaagaagcacTTTCTACAACTGATGAAGAGGGACCTTCATCTTTGGAAAGTTCTTTACAAGAGGTTGTATCTCGATATAGTTTCATGGATCTTTGGCCCTGCTCTACGAAGGATCTGGACCATTTAGCCCGACAAGAG tggCTTGCTAAAAATATTAATAAGAAAGTGGAGAAGTCAACTATGCTAAGTGGACCTGACTTTGCAG ACAAGGGTTCTACTGGCCTGATAAGCAATTCATCTGTGTCTGCAAAAGTAGTTTATCCAGATACTAATCAAATGGTTATCTATGATCCAAGGCAAAAACCTG ggGTTGGAAATTTTCAGACCACGACAGTAGCTGGAGTTCTCGCTGCTTCTAGCACCTTGTCAAATCCTGTTGTTGCAGCAGTAGGTGGCCAAACAAGTGCCTTTGATGAAATATTAAAAGTAACACCACCTGCTTTGGTGGCCTTCTTAGCAAATTTACCGATCATTGAAG GTCCAACCCCAGATGTGGATGTTGTGCTATCAATTTGTTTGCAAAGTGATATACCAACACCACAGCCTGCAAAGTCAGGGACTGCCCCTATGCAATTTCTGTCAGTACCAGCTCCTTCTTCTACGAGTGACCTTTCTGTTTCAAGCAAGTCTCATCCCATCCCAAGTGGGTCATCTTTCAAGCCAGCCAGGGGGAAACGAAAAAATATAGATA GGAAAGACGATGATGAAACTACAGTCCAGAGCCAGCCACTCCCAACAGATGCTTTCAGGATACGGCAGATCCAGAAGGCTAGCCGTTCTGCTTCAGCTAGCCGCACTGCTTCTCAAACAGGATCAGTTTCGTATGGAAGTGCAATTTCTGGAGATTTATCTGGTAGCACCGGCTAA
- the LOC133743497 gene encoding cleavage stimulation factor subunit 77 isoform X1, whose protein sequence is MEIEKRADDPGSKAMEDKYNVEATENQANEALRLPITEAAPIYEQILTVFPTAAKYWKQYVEAQIAVNNDDATKQIFSRCLLICLQVPLWRCYIRFIRKVNDKKGVEGQEETRKAFDFMLSYVGADIASGPVWMEYIAFLKSLQAVSTQEESQRMTAVRKAYQRAIVTPTHHIEQLWKDYENFENSVSRHLAKGLLSEYQPKFNSARAVYRERKKYVDEIDLNMLAVPPTGSYKEELQWMAWKKLLGFEKGNPQRIDNGSSNKRIIFTYEQCLMYLYHYPDIWYDYAMWHAKSGSIDAAIKVFQRALKALPDSEMLRYAYAELEESRGAIQPTKKIYENLLGDGVNTTALAHIQFIRFLRRTEGVEAARKYFLDARKSPNCTYHVYVAYAMVALCLDKDPKMAHNVFEAGLKQFMHEPVYILEYADFLTRLNDDRNIRALFERALSSLPPEKSVEVWKQFAKFEQTFGDLASMLKVEQRKKEALSTTDEEGPSSLESSLQEVVSRYSFMDLWPCSTKDLDHLARQEWLAKNINKKVEKSTMLSGPDFADKGSTGLISNSSVSAKVVYPDTNQMVIYDPRQKPGVGNFQTTTVAGVLAASSTLSNPVVAAVGGQTSAFDEILKVTPPALVAFLANLPIIEGPTPDVDVVLSICLQSDIPTPQPAKSGTAPMQFLSVPAPSSTSDLSVSSKSHPIPSGSSFKPARGKRKNIDRKDDDETTVQSQPLPTDAFRIRQIQKASRSASASRTASQTGSVSYGSAISGDLSGSTG, encoded by the exons ATGGAAATCGAGAAACGAGCGGATGATCCAG GTAGCAAAGCCATGGAGGACAAATACAATGTTGAAGCCACTGAAAATCAAGCCAATGAAGCGCTG CGTTTGCCTATTACAGAGGCAGCACCCATATATGAGCAGATTCTGACTGTGTTTCCCACTGCA GCAAAATATTGGAAGCAATATGTGGAGGCACAGATTGCTGTCAATAATGATGATGCTACAAAACAGATATTTAGCCGGTGTTTGTTGATTTGTCTTCAAGTTCCACTCTG GCGATGCTACATTCGTTTCATCAGAAAGGTCAATGACAAGAAGGGGGTGGAGGGTCAAGAAGAGACTAGAAAAGCTTTTGATTTTATGCTCAGTTATGTTG GAGCTGATATAGCGTCTGGGCCTGTGTGGATGGAGTACATCGCTTTTTTAAAGTCGTTACAG GCTGTAAGCACACAGGAAGAGTCGCAACGGATGACTGCTGTGCGGAAAGCATACCAGAGAGCCATTGTTACTCCTACGCATCACATTGAACAACTTTGGAAGGAttatgaaaattttgaaaattctgTCAGCCGCCATCTG GCAAAAGGACTGTTATCTGAATATCAACCAAAATTTAACAGTGCCAGGGCCGTTTATAGGGAGCGGAAGAAGTACGTTGACGAAATTGACTTGAATATGCTTGCTGTGCCACCAACTGGCTCTTACAAG GAAGAATTGCAGTGGATGGCGTGGAAAAAGTTGCTGGGTTTTGAAAA AGGGAATCCACAAAGGATAGACAATGGATCATCCAACAAGCGAATTATTTTCACATATGAGCAG TGTCTAATGTATCTATACCATTATCCTGATATATGGTATGACTATGCGATGTGGCATGCAAAAAGTGGATCAATAGATGCTGCAATTAAAGTATTTCAGAGAGCATTGAAGGCTCTTCCTG ACTCGGAGATGCTTAGATATGCGTATGCAGAGCTGGAAGAATCCCGTGGAGCGATTCAG CCTACGAAAAAAATATATGAGAACCTTTTGGGAGACGGTGTTAACACAACAGCCCTTGCTCATATACAG TTTATTCGCTTTTTAAGGAGAACTGAAGGAGTTGAAGCAGCTCGCAAGTACTTTTTAGATGCACGCAAATCCCCAAACTGCACATATCATGTTTATGTTGCTTATGCAATGGTGGCCTTATGTCTTGACAAGGATCCCAAG ATGGCACACAATGTTTTTGAAGCTGGGCTGAAACAGTTTATGCACGAGCCTGTATACATTCTTGA ATATGCAGATTTTTTAACTCGCTTGAATGATGATAGAAATATTCGGGCCCTGTTTGAAAGGGCATTAAGCTCACTACCACCAGAAAAATCTGTTGAG GTTTGGAAACAATTTGCCAAATTTGAGCAAACTTTTGGAGATCTGGCTAGCATGTTGAAG GTtgagcaaagaaaaaaagaagcacTTTCTACAACTGATGAAGAGGGACCTTCATCTTTGGAAAGTTCTTTACAAGAGGTTGTATCTCGATATAGTTTCATGGATCTTTGGCCCTGCTCTACGAAGGATCTGGACCATTTAGCCCGACAAGAG tggCTTGCTAAAAATATTAATAAGAAAGTGGAGAAGTCAACTATGCTAAGTGGACCTGACTTTGCAG ACAAGGGTTCTACTGGCCTGATAAGCAATTCATCTGTGTCTGCAAAAGTAGTTTATCCAGATACTAATCAAATGGTTATCTATGATCCAAGGCAAAAACCTG ggGTTGGAAATTTTCAGACCACGACAGTAGCTGGAGTTCTCGCTGCTTCTAGCACCTTGTCAAATCCTGTTGTTGCAGCAGTAGGTGGCCAAACAAGTGCCTTTGATGAAATATTAAAAGTAACACCACCTGCTTTGGTGGCCTTCTTAGCAAATTTACCGATCATTGAAG GTCCAACCCCAGATGTGGATGTTGTGCTATCAATTTGTTTGCAAAGTGATATACCAACACCACAGCCTGCAAAGTCAGGGACTGCCCCTATGCAATTTCTGTCAGTACCAGCTCCTTCTTCTACGAGTGACCTTTCTGTTTCAAGCAAGTCTCATCCCATCCCAAGTGGGTCATCTTTCAAGCCAGCCAGGGGGAAACGAAAAAATATAGATA GGAAAGACGATGATGAAACTACAGTCCAGAGCCAGCCACTCCCAACAGATGCTTTCAGGATACGGCAGATCCAGAAGGCTAGCCGTTCTGCTTCAGCTAGCCGCACTGCTTCTCAAACAGGATCAGTTTCGTATGGAAGTGCAATTTCTGGAGATTTATCTGGTAGCACCGGCTAA
- the LOC133743497 gene encoding cleavage stimulation factor subunit 77 isoform X3 has translation MEYIAFLKSLQAVSTQEESQRMTAVRKAYQRAIVTPTHHIEQLWKDYENFENSVSRHLAKGLLSEYQPKFNSARAVYRERKKYVDEIDLNMLAVPPTGSYKEELQWMAWKKLLGFEKGNPQRIDNGSSNKRIIFTYEQCLMYLYHYPDIWYDYAMWHAKSGSIDAAIKVFQRALKALPDSEMLRYAYAELEESRGAIQPTKKIYENLLGDGVNTTALAHIQFIRFLRRTEGVEAARKYFLDARKSPNCTYHVYVAYAMVALCLDKDPKMAHNVFEAGLKQFMHEPVYILEYADFLTRLNDDRNIRALFERALSSLPPEKSVEVWKQFAKFEQTFGDLASMLKVEQRKKEALSTTDEEGPSSLESSLQEVVSRYSFMDLWPCSTKDLDHLARQEWLAKNINKKVEKSTMLSGPDFADKGSTGLISNSSVSAKVVYPDTNQMVIYDPRQKPGVGNFQTTTVAGVLAASSTLSNPVVAAVGGQTSAFDEILKVTPPALVAFLANLPIIEGPTPDVDVVLSICLQSDIPTPQPAKSGTAPMQFLSVPAPSSTSDLSVSSKSHPIPSGSSFKPARGKRKNIDRKDDDETTVQSQPLPTDAFRIRQIQKASRSASASRTASQTGSVSYGSAISGDLSGSTG, from the exons ATGGAGTACATCGCTTTTTTAAAGTCGTTACAG GCTGTAAGCACACAGGAAGAGTCGCAACGGATGACTGCTGTGCGGAAAGCATACCAGAGAGCCATTGTTACTCCTACGCATCACATTGAACAACTTTGGAAGGAttatgaaaattttgaaaattctgTCAGCCGCCATCTG GCAAAAGGACTGTTATCTGAATATCAACCAAAATTTAACAGTGCCAGGGCCGTTTATAGGGAGCGGAAGAAGTACGTTGACGAAATTGACTTGAATATGCTTGCTGTGCCACCAACTGGCTCTTACAAG GAAGAATTGCAGTGGATGGCGTGGAAAAAGTTGCTGGGTTTTGAAAA AGGGAATCCACAAAGGATAGACAATGGATCATCCAACAAGCGAATTATTTTCACATATGAGCAG TGTCTAATGTATCTATACCATTATCCTGATATATGGTATGACTATGCGATGTGGCATGCAAAAAGTGGATCAATAGATGCTGCAATTAAAGTATTTCAGAGAGCATTGAAGGCTCTTCCTG ACTCGGAGATGCTTAGATATGCGTATGCAGAGCTGGAAGAATCCCGTGGAGCGATTCAG CCTACGAAAAAAATATATGAGAACCTTTTGGGAGACGGTGTTAACACAACAGCCCTTGCTCATATACAG TTTATTCGCTTTTTAAGGAGAACTGAAGGAGTTGAAGCAGCTCGCAAGTACTTTTTAGATGCACGCAAATCCCCAAACTGCACATATCATGTTTATGTTGCTTATGCAATGGTGGCCTTATGTCTTGACAAGGATCCCAAG ATGGCACACAATGTTTTTGAAGCTGGGCTGAAACAGTTTATGCACGAGCCTGTATACATTCTTGA ATATGCAGATTTTTTAACTCGCTTGAATGATGATAGAAATATTCGGGCCCTGTTTGAAAGGGCATTAAGCTCACTACCACCAGAAAAATCTGTTGAG GTTTGGAAACAATTTGCCAAATTTGAGCAAACTTTTGGAGATCTGGCTAGCATGTTGAAG GTtgagcaaagaaaaaaagaagcacTTTCTACAACTGATGAAGAGGGACCTTCATCTTTGGAAAGTTCTTTACAAGAGGTTGTATCTCGATATAGTTTCATGGATCTTTGGCCCTGCTCTACGAAGGATCTGGACCATTTAGCCCGACAAGAG tggCTTGCTAAAAATATTAATAAGAAAGTGGAGAAGTCAACTATGCTAAGTGGACCTGACTTTGCAG ACAAGGGTTCTACTGGCCTGATAAGCAATTCATCTGTGTCTGCAAAAGTAGTTTATCCAGATACTAATCAAATGGTTATCTATGATCCAAGGCAAAAACCTG ggGTTGGAAATTTTCAGACCACGACAGTAGCTGGAGTTCTCGCTGCTTCTAGCACCTTGTCAAATCCTGTTGTTGCAGCAGTAGGTGGCCAAACAAGTGCCTTTGATGAAATATTAAAAGTAACACCACCTGCTTTGGTGGCCTTCTTAGCAAATTTACCGATCATTGAAG GTCCAACCCCAGATGTGGATGTTGTGCTATCAATTTGTTTGCAAAGTGATATACCAACACCACAGCCTGCAAAGTCAGGGACTGCCCCTATGCAATTTCTGTCAGTACCAGCTCCTTCTTCTACGAGTGACCTTTCTGTTTCAAGCAAGTCTCATCCCATCCCAAGTGGGTCATCTTTCAAGCCAGCCAGGGGGAAACGAAAAAATATAGATA GGAAAGACGATGATGAAACTACAGTCCAGAGCCAGCCACTCCCAACAGATGCTTTCAGGATACGGCAGATCCAGAAGGCTAGCCGTTCTGCTTCAGCTAGCCGCACTGCTTCTCAAACAGGATCAGTTTCGTATGGAAGTGCAATTTCTGGAGATTTATCTGGTAGCACCGGCTAA